In one window of Deltaproteobacteria bacterium DNA:
- a CDS encoding helix-turn-helix domain-containing protein: MTTKEMAKYLHLHQITICKLSKEGKIPAIRIGRVWRFDKEIIDEWIAKG; encoded by the coding sequence ATGACAACCAAAGAAATGGCTAAGTACCTACATTTACATCAAATAACAATATGCAAACTATCCAAGGAAGGTAAGATCCCTGCAATTCGAATTGGCAGGGTTTGGCGATTTGACAAAGAGATCATTGATGAATGGATCGCCAAAGGCTAA
- a CDS encoding DUF362 domain-containing protein yields the protein MTGSLPEFSESSAQVAIAAVPRGPNEESVVTAVKRVAEAATDFSWLSRGDTVFIKLASNSANRYPATTSPLSVRGMVRLLIEKGAGRVIVGDKPGVQSVYQNKEIQKGSSRDVLIRNGLQQAALESGAEVHYFEEAGFDAFFADSAEHAGHWRGELLFPNILNRVDHIVLLPRVSRHVLAGATFGLKAAVGWLRDDSRLELHRDAAGFFKKTAEINDAMVLRTKLRLVLSVATKVQTTFGPDRGFSAEPDPGIVFGSESLLAHDMIALGWLLWNREYTTPHGQLTWFRDPYNTYPGMMNRIFVGLIWGGGAFLNSETYGSIPIRSVRTDPVISTAAALWGGIPRLELADVNETLPERVINYLKEKAVG from the coding sequence ATGACAGGATCTCTGCCCGAATTTTCCGAATCAAGCGCGCAGGTAGCTATCGCTGCGGTCCCCCGGGGCCCAAATGAGGAATCCGTCGTGACCGCTGTGAAACGGGTAGCGGAAGCGGCAACGGACTTTTCATGGCTTTCCCGGGGAGATACGGTCTTCATTAAACTCGCATCCAACTCTGCAAACCGCTATCCGGCCACCACATCCCCCCTGTCCGTAAGGGGTATGGTGCGCCTGCTCATCGAGAAAGGTGCCGGCCGGGTAATCGTGGGAGATAAACCCGGCGTGCAGTCAGTCTATCAGAATAAAGAAATTCAAAAAGGGTCGAGCCGCGATGTCCTCATCCGAAATGGTCTTCAGCAGGCCGCCCTCGAATCGGGCGCCGAGGTCCATTATTTTGAAGAGGCGGGTTTCGATGCCTTTTTTGCCGATAGTGCGGAGCACGCCGGTCACTGGAGGGGGGAGTTGCTTTTTCCGAATATCCTGAACCGGGTCGATCATATTGTTCTCCTTCCCCGTGTCAGCCGGCACGTGCTCGCGGGGGCCACCTTCGGATTGAAAGCTGCGGTGGGATGGCTTCGGGATGACAGCCGGCTGGAACTCCACAGAGATGCTGCCGGTTTTTTTAAAAAGACAGCGGAAATCAATGACGCCATGGTGTTGAGAACGAAATTGAGGCTCGTGCTCAGCGTGGCAACGAAGGTGCAGACGACCTTCGGGCCGGACCGGGGCTTTTCGGCCGAGCCTGACCCGGGTATCGTATTCGGATCGGAGTCCCTCCTCGCCCACGACATGATCGCACTGGGCTGGCTCCTCTGGAACCGGGAGTACACCACGCCGCATGGGCAGTTGACCTGGTTTCGTGACCCCTATAACACCTATCCGGGCATGATGAACCGGATCTTTGTAGGCCTGATCTGGGGGGGCGGGGCCTTCCTGAATTCTGAGACCTACGGTTCGATTCCGATCCGTTCGGTCCGAACCGATCCGGTTATTTCAACCGCGGCCGCGCTCTGGGGAGGGATCCCTCGCCTGGAACTTGCAGACGTAAACGAGACACTCCCTGAGAGGGTGATAAATTACCTGAAGGAAAAGGCGGTTGGATAA
- a CDS encoding thiamine pyrophosphate-binding protein, whose protein sequence is MTRFSEHFVRALKTGGVSHVFGIPSIHNIGFYNALRDESSIRHILCRHESGATHMADGYARAGKGVGVVITSTGPGAGYMTAPLIEAWGSASPVLAVTTNIAAKQIGQGTGTLHEVADQDLIFRSITKKRYCLRTGTDVHTMLPEAILTALSGRPGPVYCEVPTDLWDQEVPRKPKTAPCPKPAQEREPWVGDLHEAARRLCEAERPIVLAGTSAVRAGIHGEIRAVCEALQAPLVTGAEAKGLIPEDHELAFGNAARRGVVRELLESGTIVLAIGSRLRRTDYHRRGVSLPRLIHMDWDDTWIHKNYPAELTILGDIRIIARRLAQMVLAKSPDRKTGGWDVSALRDRTREERTAITEKCREMDYLETVRRVIPRDGSLVIDNTLLGYWAEYFYASHMPGGLVTAKGSSIIGFSLPAAIGLKIACPERTVVALIGDGGFFYGAQELATCRRHGIGFPVIVVNDGAYGMIDLLQHQMYGRGDFETDLINPDLQTFAASFGIAADRVHTPRGLEQALESALTSGDMRIIELAASFRENPFAAY, encoded by the coding sequence ATGACACGATTTTCTGAACACTTTGTCCGAGCATTGAAAACTGGAGGGGTCAGCCATGTCTTCGGCATTCCCAGCATTCATAATATCGGCTTCTACAATGCCCTCCGGGATGAATCGTCTATTCGGCACATCCTCTGTCGTCATGAATCCGGCGCCACTCACATGGCGGACGGATATGCCCGGGCCGGAAAAGGGGTGGGCGTCGTCATTACCTCCACCGGCCCGGGCGCCGGCTATATGACGGCCCCCCTTATCGAGGCCTGGGGAAGCGCATCTCCGGTCTTGGCTGTCACCACCAATATTGCTGCAAAGCAAATCGGTCAGGGCACAGGAACACTCCACGAAGTGGCGGATCAGGATCTGATTTTCAGGAGCATTACCAAAAAACGGTACTGCCTTCGGACAGGGACCGATGTGCATACCATGCTTCCGGAGGCGATCCTGACGGCCCTTTCAGGACGTCCGGGCCCGGTCTACTGTGAAGTGCCGACGGATCTATGGGACCAAGAGGTCCCAAGGAAACCAAAGACCGCGCCTTGCCCCAAACCGGCTCAAGAACGAGAACCGTGGGTGGGCGATCTTCACGAAGCCGCCAGGCGCCTCTGTGAGGCGGAACGTCCCATCGTCCTTGCCGGTACATCCGCGGTGCGTGCCGGGATTCATGGAGAGATCCGGGCCGTTTGTGAGGCACTCCAGGCCCCGCTGGTTACCGGTGCGGAGGCAAAGGGGCTGATCCCCGAAGACCATGAGCTCGCCTTCGGCAATGCGGCCCGTCGGGGAGTCGTCCGGGAGCTTCTTGAGTCCGGCACTATCGTCCTGGCCATCGGGTCTCGTCTTCGAAGGACGGATTATCACCGACGGGGCGTGTCTCTGCCTCGACTCATTCATATGGATTGGGACGATACATGGATCCACAAGAATTATCCCGCAGAATTGACGATTCTCGGCGATATCCGGATCATTGCCCGCCGGCTTGCGCAAATGGTTCTGGCCAAGTCGCCCGACCGCAAAACAGGGGGATGGGACGTCTCTGCCCTGCGGGACAGGACGAGGGAAGAGCGGACCGCCATTACTGAAAAATGCCGGGAGATGGATTATCTGGAAACGGTTCGCCGGGTCATCCCCCGTGACGGCAGTCTCGTGATAGATAATACCCTGCTGGGATACTGGGCCGAATACTTCTACGCGTCCCACATGCCCGGAGGCCTGGTCACGGCCAAGGGGTCTTCCATTATCGGCTTCAGCCTTCCGGCTGCGATCGGTCTCAAGATCGCCTGTCCTGAACGGACGGTGGTCGCCCTGATCGGAGACGGCGGCTTCTTCTATGGGGCACAGGAATTGGCCACGTGCCGGCGCCACGGCATCGGCTTTCCGGTCATTGTGGTCAACGACGGTGCCTACGGAATGATCGACCTTCTGCAACATCAGATGTACGGCCGAGGGGATTTCGAAACAGATCTCATCAATCCTGATCTGCAGACGTTTGCCGCCTCCTTCGGAATTGCCGCCGATCGGGTCCATACCCCCCGGGGCCTTGAACAGGCACTCGAATCCGCCCTGACATCCGGGGACATGCGGATCATTGAACTGGCGGCCTCCTTCAGGGAAAATCCGTTTGCAGCATACTAA
- a CDS encoding TMEM165/GDT1 family protein has translation MDLKVMLTTFGMIFLAELGDKTQLATFAFAAESKTKWAVFIGSAGALIVTSLLAVVFGSAVSRLIPPNYIKMGAGGLFVLLGAWMLLFPGK, from the coding sequence ATGGATCTGAAGGTCATGCTGACCACATTCGGTATGATATTCCTGGCAGAGCTGGGCGACAAGACGCAATTGGCGACCTTTGCGTTTGCCGCGGAGAGCAAGACCAAATGGGCCGTGTTTATCGGCTCCGCAGGGGCGCTCATAGTGACCTCCCTGCTGGCCGTGGTCTTTGGTTCGGCCGTGAGCCGGCTGATTCCCCCCAACTACATCAAGATGGGCGCGGGGGGCCTGTTCGTCCTGTTGGGAGCATGGATGCTCCTATTTCCAGGCAAATGA
- the thiE gene encoding thiamine phosphate synthase, which translates to MQKIGKLHVLTDTQLQSRFSHVELTEMAIAGGADAIQFRQKKGSTRELIEIAVQMKQACAKKGVAFIVNDRIDVAIAAQADGVHLGQDDFPIPLARDLLGKERIIGGSAATLEEARKCLADGADYVGFGPVFPTGSKDDAGPVSGIETLKTVAETIPLPIIAIGGIGLVNTPAIIGAGAHGIAVISAVCCQDDPCRATNTLCELLTSVPSGGRHV; encoded by the coding sequence ATTCAAAAAATTGGAAAGCTGCATGTCCTGACGGATACCCAGCTGCAATCGCGGTTCTCCCATGTTGAACTGACGGAGATGGCGATTGCCGGGGGGGCGGATGCCATCCAGTTCCGTCAAAAAAAGGGCTCGACGCGTGAGTTGATTGAGATCGCCGTACAGATGAAGCAGGCATGCGCCAAAAAGGGTGTCGCTTTTATCGTGAATGACCGGATCGACGTTGCCATTGCAGCACAGGCCGATGGCGTGCATCTGGGGCAGGACGACTTCCCGATCCCGCTGGCAAGAGACTTGTTGGGAAAAGAAAGGATAATCGGCGGCTCCGCAGCGACACTGGAGGAGGCCCGAAAATGTCTTGCAGACGGCGCCGACTACGTCGGTTTCGGGCCTGTTTTTCCCACCGGTTCCAAAGACGACGCAGGCCCTGTGAGCGGAATTGAGACCCTGAAAACGGTCGCTGAGACTATTCCCCTGCCGATCATTGCCATCGGCGGGATCGGTCTTGTAAACACCCCTGCCATCATAGGAGCAGGCGCTCACGGGATCGCTGTCATATCGGCCGTCTGCTGTCAGGATGACCCTTGTCGGGCCACAAATACCCTTTGTGAGCTGTTGACGTCGGTACCTTCCGGAGGACGCCATGTCTGA
- the thiL gene encoding thiamine-phosphate kinase translates to MSETLAVIGEFGLIDRIDALLERAGIHVPEVSVGIGDDCAVFQPRAGYDILVTCDVMVEGRHYLPQFISPLDLGRRAMTLNISDIGAMGGVPRYALVSLGLRSDTAIEDVEAIYLGFMEELNPFHAVIIGGNLTKTEGANFIDITLIGEIAAGTSVGRSTATPGDVIMVTGYPGEAAAGLRILLSGRPAHDLENNPLVQAYNRPSHRAAEGGAVARSGLATAMIDTSDGLVGDLGHICDKSGVGALLVQEKLPISPPLREAAAHFNQDPVDLVLGDSDDYELIITCPFKHADGVSALITALGQVQVSTIGEITSTSGKIQLRSADGSSRSLSRSGWNHFAQ, encoded by the coding sequence ATGTCTGAGACACTGGCGGTGATCGGCGAATTCGGACTGATCGATCGCATCGACGCTCTCCTTGAAAGGGCCGGCATCCATGTGCCGGAAGTGTCGGTGGGAATCGGGGACGACTGCGCTGTTTTTCAGCCCCGGGCCGGATATGACATCCTGGTGACCTGCGATGTCATGGTGGAAGGGCGGCATTACCTGCCACAATTCATTTCCCCCCTGGACCTCGGCCGGCGGGCCATGACCCTCAATATCAGCGATATCGGCGCCATGGGAGGCGTTCCCCGGTATGCGCTGGTCTCTCTCGGATTGCGCTCCGATACGGCGATCGAGGATGTGGAGGCGATCTACCTCGGGTTTATGGAAGAACTCAATCCGTTCCACGCCGTCATTATCGGTGGGAACCTGACAAAAACCGAGGGCGCCAACTTTATCGATATCACCCTGATCGGCGAAATCGCGGCAGGGACATCGGTAGGTCGTTCCACCGCAACCCCCGGCGACGTCATAATGGTTACCGGATATCCGGGAGAGGCGGCCGCCGGGCTCCGGATCCTCTTATCGGGCCGGCCTGCTCATGACCTGGAAAACAACCCCCTGGTGCAGGCCTATAACAGGCCTTCTCACCGGGCGGCCGAGGGGGGAGCTGTTGCGCGTTCCGGTCTTGCCACCGCCATGATCGATACCAGTGACGGGCTCGTGGGGGATCTGGGTCATATCTGCGACAAGAGCGGGGTGGGCGCCCTCCTCGTTCAGGAAAAACTCCCCATCAGCCCTCCCCTTCGGGAGGCGGCAGCGCATTTCAACCAGGACCCTGTCGATCTTGTCCTCGGAGACAGCGACGACTATGAGCTGATCATTACCTGCCCTTTCAAACATGCGGACGGCGTAAGCGCTCTGATCACTGCGCTGGGCCAGGTCCAGGTCAGCACCATCGGAGAAATCACCAGCACATCAGGAAAAATCCAACTGAGATCGGCCGACGGCAGTTCCCGCAGCCTGAGCCGGTCCGGATGGAACCACTTCGCTCAATAA
- the thiM gene encoding hydroxyethylthiazole kinase, with protein sequence MTDQTLGQKAAENLETLRTKKPLIHNITNFVVMNYTANALLACGASPVMAHAPEEVEEMVSFAGALVLNIGTLSTSWVDAMLIAGKKANELSIPIILDPVGSGATRLRTESAKRLINELSVSVIRGNASEVLSLAREGARTKGVDSIHRVDEAEAAALALARDLDATLAITGPVDLITDGKRVCRVLNGHELMGFVTGTGCTATALIGAFLSVDREPVNATATALAYFGLAGERAAAHSEGPGSFQMALLDALFRMDGETLRIGARIEDNKEAQDMGDQA encoded by the coding sequence ATGACGGATCAAACCCTGGGACAAAAGGCGGCAGAAAATCTTGAAACCCTTCGCACCAAAAAGCCGTTGATCCATAACATCACCAACTTTGTGGTTATGAACTACACCGCAAATGCCCTGCTGGCCTGCGGCGCTTCCCCTGTAATGGCCCATGCACCCGAAGAGGTGGAGGAGATGGTCTCATTCGCCGGGGCCCTGGTACTCAACATCGGGACTCTCAGCACATCCTGGGTGGACGCCATGCTTATCGCCGGTAAGAAGGCGAACGAACTCAGTATCCCCATTATCCTCGATCCTGTGGGATCCGGGGCCACCCGGCTCCGGACCGAATCGGCCAAACGGCTCATCAACGAACTCTCTGTCAGCGTAATCCGGGGGAACGCCTCCGAGGTCCTTTCTCTGGCCCGGGAGGGGGCCCGGACCAAAGGGGTGGATTCAATACACCGTGTTGATGAGGCCGAGGCTGCGGCCCTGGCACTGGCCCGGGACCTCGACGCCACCCTGGCCATTACCGGCCCCGTAGATCTGATTACGGACGGAAAGCGCGTCTGCAGGGTCTTAAACGGGCATGAACTCATGGGGTTCGTGACCGGGACCGGCTGCACGGCCACTGCCCTGATCGGTGCATTTCTGTCTGTGGACCGGGAGCCCGTCAATGCCACAGCCACCGCACTGGCATACTTCGGTCTTGCAGGTGAACGGGCCGCCGCGCATTCAGAAGGCCCGGGCTCCTTCCAGATGGCCCTCCTTGATGCTCTCTTCCGCATGGACGGAGAGACCCTCAGGATCGGGGCCAGGATAGAGGACAATAAAGAAGCTCAAGATATGGGAGACCAGGCGTAA
- a CDS encoding AI-2E family transporter produces the protein MEKRYGAALFLVFLICSLVLLLKLFWTYMSAIVLAALIASVFYPLYHRVKTAFRNRESLASLCVTLFLLAILVVPVGWFVGTLSNEAFDFYRRSTTEVSVKRIQDIIEHDPVWAERFKKFGKMTGLTITPHTVEELADAIGKKVGLFLYSQIRSVASNMLNFLVHFFLMMLTIFYIFQDGGRLKAYLIDLMPVPREQVEKVTDKFHEMGRALIVGNGLSGIIQGIFGGFGFYFFGLGSPFLWGTVITFMAFLPIVGATAVFVPATAILLLKGNTGLALGYLIYNVTYSSIVEYFVKPRMIGQGMQMNALLVFIGILGGIKLFGILGIIYGPLIITTFLTLAEIYRLEYQERTI, from the coding sequence ATGGAAAAAAGATACGGCGCCGCACTATTTCTCGTGTTCCTGATCTGCTCTCTGGTTCTCCTCCTGAAGCTTTTCTGGACCTATATGTCGGCGATCGTGCTGGCGGCGCTTATCGCAAGTGTTTTTTATCCCCTCTACCATCGGGTCAAGACGGCCTTTCGGAACAGGGAGTCCCTGGCGTCCCTCTGCGTCACTCTTTTCCTGCTGGCGATATTGGTAGTTCCCGTGGGGTGGTTTGTGGGGACCTTGTCCAATGAGGCTTTTGATTTCTACAGGCGAAGCACCACAGAGGTCTCTGTGAAGCGGATTCAGGATATTATCGAGCACGACCCGGTCTGGGCGGAACGCTTCAAGAAATTCGGCAAAATGACGGGTCTGACCATTACCCCCCATACGGTGGAAGAATTGGCCGACGCCATCGGCAAGAAAGTGGGTCTGTTTCTGTACAGTCAGATCCGGTCCGTGGCCTCCAACATGCTCAATTTCCTGGTCCACTTCTTTCTGATGATGCTGACCATCTTCTATATTTTTCAGGACGGCGGCCGGCTCAAGGCGTATCTCATCGATTTGATGCCGGTCCCCAGGGAACAGGTTGAAAAGGTGACCGACAAGTTCCATGAGATGGGGAGGGCCCTGATTGTGGGAAACGGCCTGTCAGGGATCATTCAAGGGATTTTCGGAGGGTTTGGGTTCTACTTTTTCGGGCTGGGTTCTCCATTTCTGTGGGGGACGGTTATCACTTTTATGGCCTTTCTCCCCATTGTGGGGGCCACGGCCGTGTTTGTCCCGGCCACCGCCATCCTGTTGCTCAAGGGGAATACAGGACTTGCATTGGGGTACCTTATCTACAATGTGACGTACAGTTCTATTGTGGAGTACTTTGTCAAGCCCAGGATGATCGGCCAGGGCATGCAGATGAATGCGCTCCTGGTATTCATCGGCATCTTAGGGGGTATCAAACTTTTCGGCATATTGGGGATCATCTACGGCCCCCTGATTATTACCACATTTCTGACATTAGCGGAGATATACAGGCTTGAATACCAGGAACGCACCATCTAA
- a CDS encoding response regulator, whose protein sequence is MDVQKILKGKRILIVDDEEDILDFLTELLEMCKIDRASNFEDAKNLLESNYYHAAVLDIMGVRGYELLEIANKREVPALMLTAHALSQDNLKKSFKEGAAYYVPKDEIGKVDVFLADILDAIDKKKNVFTKWYERLSGFCDRRFGPNWKDDDPDFWNSLMKY, encoded by the coding sequence ATGGACGTTCAAAAGATTCTTAAAGGAAAGCGGATCCTAATTGTGGACGATGAGGAGGATATCCTCGATTTTCTGACAGAACTGCTGGAGATGTGCAAGATCGACAGGGCATCAAACTTTGAAGATGCGAAAAACCTGCTTGAATCCAATTATTACCATGCGGCCGTGCTCGATATTATGGGGGTTCGGGGATATGAGCTGTTGGAAATCGCTAATAAACGGGAAGTTCCGGCCCTTATGCTGACGGCCCATGCCCTCTCACAGGACAACCTGAAAAAGTCGTTTAAGGAAGGGGCTGCCTATTATGTGCCCAAGGATGAAATCGGCAAGGTGGATGTGTTTTTGGCAGATATCCTCGATGCCATCGACAAAAAGAAAAACGTTTTTACCAAATGGTACGAAAGGTTGAGCGGATTTTGCGACAGGAGATTCGGCCCCAACTGGAAGGACGATGACCCAGATTTCTGGAATTCTCTGATGAAGTATTGA
- the fbp gene encoding class 1 fructose-bisphosphatase: MTRKGVGITITQHILQQQRQNPEATGGFTTLLNELIVAAKVISREVNKAGLADILGATGRTNVQDEQVQKLDVFANSVIIERLQHLGQLCCMGSEEDADLIDIPSQYPKGNYIIVFDPLDGSSNIDVNVSIGTIFGIYKKVSQENDIDMLMNDCLQPGINQVAAGYFIYGSSSMMVYTTGNGTGVHGFTLYPSVGEFLLSHENIRIPQRGKIYSVNEGNEAFWDEKTNAMVNYFKAKDRESGRPYTSRYIGSLVADFHRNLLKGGIFMYPADNKDPRKSTGKLRLMVEANPLALVVREAGGYASDGYGPILNINPTELHQRVPLYIGSREDVEIAEEFISGRRSSS, translated from the coding sequence ATGACAAGAAAAGGGGTTGGCATCACGATTACGCAGCACATCTTACAGCAACAGCGGCAGAATCCCGAGGCGACCGGCGGCTTTACTACCCTCCTCAATGAATTGATCGTTGCGGCAAAGGTGATTTCGAGAGAGGTGAACAAGGCGGGCCTCGCAGATATTCTGGGAGCTACCGGCCGCACCAATGTGCAGGACGAGCAGGTCCAGAAGCTGGATGTATTCGCCAACAGCGTCATCATCGAACGGCTGCAACACCTGGGCCAGCTCTGCTGCATGGGTTCTGAAGAAGACGCAGACCTGATCGATATCCCATCTCAGTATCCGAAAGGGAACTACATCATTGTCTTTGATCCGTTGGACGGATCTTCAAATATCGACGTCAATGTGAGCATCGGCACCATCTTCGGCATCTACAAGAAAGTAAGCCAGGAGAACGACATCGACATGCTCATGAATGATTGCCTGCAGCCGGGCATAAACCAGGTGGCCGCCGGCTATTTCATCTACGGTTCCAGCAGTATGATGGTCTACACCACAGGCAATGGAACCGGCGTGCATGGCTTTACCCTCTATCCCAGCGTGGGGGAGTTCCTCCTCTCTCACGAAAATATCCGCATTCCGCAAAGGGGAAAAATCTACAGCGTCAACGAGGGCAACGAGGCATTCTGGGATGAAAAAACCAATGCCATGGTGAATTATTTCAAGGCCAAAGACCGGGAAAGCGGCCGGCCCTATACGTCCAGATACATCGGAAGTCTGGTGGCCGATTTTCACCGCAATCTCCTCAAGGGCGGGATCTTCATGTACCCGGCGGATAACAAAGACCCCAGAAAGTCAACCGGAAAGCTGCGTCTGATGGTGGAGGCCAATCCTCTTGCACTGGTGGTGAGAGAGGCGGGGGGGTATGCCAGCGACGGTTACGGGCCGATTCTCAATATCAACCCGACGGAATTGCACCAGAGAGTCCCACTCTATATCGGCAGCAGGGAAGACGTTGAAATAGCCGAGGAGTTTATCAGCGGGAGAAGGAGTTCATCCTGA
- a CDS encoding metallophosphoesterase, whose protein sequence is MEREKTFVVGDIHGCLDLLKRLLHEIPWRSGRDRLVFVGDCIDRGPHSRAVVDLILDLIRTDPQVTCLLGNHEAMLLDYLAGRNQDLYLANRGMTTLRDYLAGKPAGEGALLPPDHMSFYRSLKPFIELEAYYVVHAGFRPGIEIEHQSVEDMIWIREPFISSEYDFGKKVIFGHTPFPRPLIMENKIGIDTGAVYGRRLTCIELPEERFYSVAA, encoded by the coding sequence ATGGAGAGGGAAAAGACATTTGTGGTAGGCGACATCCATGGGTGTCTCGACCTGCTGAAACGGCTTCTCCATGAGATTCCATGGCGATCCGGGAGGGACCGACTGGTTTTTGTGGGAGACTGCATCGACCGGGGACCCCATTCCAGGGCCGTGGTAGACCTTATCCTCGATCTCATCCGAACGGACCCTCAGGTGACCTGTCTTCTGGGGAACCACGAGGCCATGCTGCTGGATTATCTCGCAGGCCGCAATCAGGATCTCTATCTTGCCAACAGGGGAATGACCACATTGAGAGACTATCTGGCGGGAAAACCGGCAGGGGAGGGGGCTCTGTTGCCCCCTGACCATATGTCTTTTTACCGTTCCCTGAAGCCGTTCATAGAACTGGAAGCCTATTATGTGGTTCACGCCGGTTTTCGACCGGGCATAGAGATAGAACATCAGTCCGTGGAGGATATGATCTGGATCCGGGAGCCCTTCATTTCCTCGGAATATGATTTTGGAAAGAAGGTCATCTTCGGCCACACGCCGTTTCCCCGGCCGCTCATCATGGAAAACAAGATCGGCATCGATACCGGGGCTGTTTATGGACGCCGGTTGACCTGTATAGAACTCCCTGAAGAGCGGTTTTATTCTGTTGCCGCCTGA
- a CDS encoding radical SAM protein, with the protein MNEPSYLRLYREGELARRVDRALSLLEACCLCPRSCGVDRPNGKTGYCRTGRNARIASYNAHFGEEAPLVGRHGSGTLFFSSCNLLCTFCQNFEISHLNEGIEVVPDQIAGMMIDLMEKGCHNINLVTPTHVVPQILEALELAVKKGLNIPLVYNSGGYESIETLRLLDGIVDIYMPDFKFWEDSWAERFCHAPDYPDAARTAIREMYRQVGDLVMDSEGIAVRGLLVRHLVMPDGVAGTADIMNFLAEEISKDTYLNVMDQYRPCGPAEADPAVNRRLTSQEYREAVAAARKAGLHRLDSRERPRIIFGF; encoded by the coding sequence ATGAATGAGCCGTCCTATCTAAGACTTTACAGGGAGGGGGAGCTTGCCCGTCGCGTGGACAGGGCCCTGAGTCTGCTGGAGGCGTGTTGCCTTTGCCCCCGATCGTGCGGGGTGGACCGGCCCAATGGCAAGACCGGGTATTGCCGTACCGGGAGGAATGCAAGGATCGCCAGTTACAACGCCCATTTCGGCGAAGAGGCCCCGCTGGTGGGAAGGCACGGCTCAGGGACCCTGTTCTTCAGTTCCTGCAACCTCCTCTGCACCTTCTGCCAGAATTTTGAGATCAGCCACCTCAATGAAGGGATTGAGGTCGTGCCTGACCAGATTGCCGGCATGATGATCGACCTGATGGAGAAGGGGTGCCACAATATCAATCTGGTGACGCCTACCCATGTGGTGCCGCAGATCCTGGAGGCCCTTGAACTCGCCGTTAAAAAAGGTCTGAATATCCCGCTGGTCTACAACTCGGGCGGATATGAGAGCATAGAGACCCTGCGACTATTGGACGGGATCGTCGACATCTATATGCCCGATTTCAAGTTCTGGGAGGATTCGTGGGCCGAGCGGTTCTGCCATGCACCCGATTATCCGGACGCGGCCAGGACGGCCATCCGGGAGATGTATCGTCAGGTGGGCGATCTGGTAATGGATAGCGAGGGGATCGCCGTTCGAGGGCTTCTGGTGCGGCATCTGGTCATGCCCGACGGCGTGGCCGGAACCGCTGATATTATGAATTTCCTGGCCGAGGAGATATCAAAAGACACCTATCTCAACGTCATGGACCAGTACCGGCCCTGCGGTCCGGCAGAGGCGGATCCCGCCGTCAACCGGAGACTGACCTCGCAGGAGTACCGGGAGGCCGTGGCAGCGGCCAGAAAGGCAGGGCTGCATCGCCTGGATTCCAGGGAGCGGCCCCGCATCATTTTCGGATTCTGA